The Arthrobacter sp. PM3 genome contains the following window.
GCCTGCTCAACCAGCCGCTGAAGACGCTCTCCGGCGGCCAGCGGCGCCGTGTGGAACTGGCGCGGATCCTCTACTCGGACGCCGAGACCATGCTCCTCGATGAGCCCACCAACCACCTCGACGCCGATTCCATCGCGTGGCTCCGCGAGTTCCTCAAGAACCACCAGGGCGGCCTGATCGTGATCAGCCACGACACCGAACTGCTTGAGGCGACCGTCAACAAGGTCTTCCTGCTGGACGCCAACCGCGCGCAGATCGACATCTACAACATGAACTGGAAGCGGTACCTGGTCCAGCGCGAAACCGACGAGCGGGCCCGCAAGCGGGAGCGTGCCAACGCCGAAAAGAAAGCCCAGGTCCTGATGGACCAGGCGAACAAGATGCGGGCCAAGGCCACCAAGGCCGTGGCCGCGCAGAACATGTCCAAGCGCGCCGAGCGGCTCCTCGGCGGCCTCGAGGCGGTCCGTGAAAACGACCGCGTGGCCGCCCTGCGCTTCCCGGACCCGTCACCATGCGGCAAGACCCCGCTGACGGCGGACGGCCTGAGCAAGTCCTACGGCTCGCTGGAAATCTTCACCGACGTCGACCTCGCGATCGACCGGGGCTCCAAGGTGGTGATCCTGGGCCTCAACGGCGCCGGCAAGACTACACTGCTGCGCATGCTCGCCGGCGTCGACAAGCCGGACACGGGCGAGGTCGTCCCCGGTCACGGCCTGAAGGTCGGCTACTACGCCCAGGAGCACGAAACGCTCGACGTCGACCGCACGGTCCTGCAGAACATGCGCTCGGCCGCGCCGGACATGAACGACTCCGAG
Protein-coding sequences here:
- a CDS encoding ABC-F family ATP-binding cassette domain-containing protein, with amino-acid sequence MITVQDLELRAGARLLMDQVSFRIDKGDKIGLVGRNGAGKTTLTRVLAGEGLPAAGKVTRSGEIGYLPQDPRTPDMEQLARDRILSVRGLDIAVGKLRAAHEEMASEDPAVQKKAMARYDRLESEFLAAGGYAAEAEAAAICSNLALPDRLLNQPLKTLSGGQRRRVELARILYSDAETMLLDEPTNHLDADSIAWLREFLKNHQGGLIVISHDTELLEATVNKVFLLDANRAQIDIYNMNWKRYLVQRETDERARKRERANAEKKAQVLMDQANKMRAKATKAVAAQNMSKRAERLLGGLEAVRENDRVAALRFPDPSPCGKTPLTADGLSKSYGSLEIFTDVDLAIDRGSKVVILGLNGAGKTTLLRMLAGVDKPDTGEVVPGHGLKVGYYAQEHETLDVDRTVLQNMRSAAPDMNDSEVRGILGSFLFSGDDVDKPAGVLSGGEKTRLALATIVASSANVLLLDEPTNNLDPASRAEILGALRNYTGAVVLVSHDEGAVEALNPERVVLLPDGVEDHWNEDYLDLITLA